From one Peredibacter starrii genomic stretch:
- a CDS encoding cation:proton antiporter domain-containing protein, whose translation MHLAPLIIDLALILGIAGIMSFIFQKIRQPVVLGYIIAGVIVGPYTPPAKLVIDIPSIQTLAELGVIFLMFTLGLEFSFRKLLSVGLTAALGAGFEVLFFLFVGFGLGQWLGWSSMDSLFLGAMLSVSSTTIIIKALEELKLKNHRFASLIFGILIVEDLIAILLLVGLTTVATTQTFSVVALLSAGLNLLLVVGSWFITGYFIVPRLVSYIGKSGNKEMLTLVSIALCLGLVVLASHLGYSTALGAFIMGSILAETDIIHEIEELMAPLKDLFGAIFFVSIGMLIDPKIMWEYKETIALLCLVTIFGKIFSTSFGALISGQSFKNSLQVGMGLAQIGEFSFIIASLGVGLNAISNKLYPIGVAVSLVTTFTTPYMIKYSGKIADTIEDKLPWKLRNNLNRYMVWSEYRKTGGSKNKDIILIIARWALNGIIVTFIFNLGLTTIAPLIESKWSAVITWFITLAIASPFIWGMIFTSKKNYLRIRKEKNFFKAIIVLSFPILTAVWIGYLSTKYFSLRYILPVTILLIIVVYLSLYRKLESYYKWFERTFLETFEDKKTETKTHVLTNLAPWDSHLVNIEVHPNANLVNKSLMQAQLRNKYGINIVAIQRGMETIIAPKPQEVLLPRDTLIVLGTDDQLDQARPDLEIPVNIANRFSSSTNYRLKHMKLTAKSPVVGLTIRQSGIREKYHAMVVGIEREHARIINPDTDFELKINDTLWIVGENSMLETLLGDFS comes from the coding sequence ATGCACTTAGCCCCGCTCATTATTGATTTGGCCCTGATTCTTGGTATTGCCGGAATCATGAGCTTTATCTTTCAGAAGATTCGCCAACCAGTTGTGTTGGGTTACATCATCGCTGGTGTAATCGTGGGTCCATATACCCCACCTGCAAAACTGGTAATCGATATTCCGAGTATTCAAACTCTCGCTGAATTAGGCGTGATTTTTCTGATGTTTACACTGGGACTTGAATTCAGTTTCAGAAAACTCCTGAGCGTGGGACTAACTGCGGCCTTAGGTGCCGGCTTCGAAGTACTCTTCTTTCTGTTTGTAGGATTTGGTCTTGGACAATGGTTAGGCTGGTCTTCGATGGACAGTCTTTTCCTAGGTGCGATGCTATCAGTTTCATCAACTACGATCATTATTAAGGCCCTGGAAGAACTCAAATTAAAGAACCATCGATTTGCGAGTTTGATCTTCGGGATTTTAATTGTAGAGGATCTTATTGCGATCCTTCTACTTGTTGGTCTTACAACGGTTGCAACGACTCAAACCTTCTCAGTTGTCGCCCTTCTCTCTGCAGGTCTTAATCTTCTTCTTGTTGTAGGTAGCTGGTTCATCACTGGTTACTTTATTGTTCCTCGCCTTGTTTCCTATATCGGGAAGTCAGGTAATAAAGAAATGCTTACACTGGTGTCCATCGCTCTGTGCTTAGGGTTGGTGGTACTTGCTTCTCACTTAGGTTACTCAACCGCTCTGGGTGCCTTCATCATGGGTTCAATCCTCGCCGAAACTGATATTATCCATGAGATCGAAGAACTCATGGCACCACTTAAAGATCTTTTCGGTGCGATCTTCTTCGTTTCTATCGGAATGCTGATTGATCCCAAGATCATGTGGGAATATAAGGAAACTATCGCTCTCCTATGTCTTGTAACGATCTTTGGTAAGATTTTCTCGACCTCATTCGGTGCTTTGATTTCAGGTCAGTCTTTTAAAAACTCACTTCAAGTCGGTATGGGTCTTGCTCAGATTGGTGAGTTCTCATTCATCATCGCCTCACTTGGGGTGGGTCTAAATGCGATCAGTAACAAGCTTTACCCGATTGGGGTGGCGGTTTCTCTCGTAACAACTTTCACCACTCCATACATGATTAAGTATTCAGGTAAGATTGCTGACACGATTGAAGACAAGCTTCCCTGGAAACTTCGTAATAATCTTAACCGCTATATGGTATGGAGTGAATATCGCAAGACCGGCGGTTCAAAGAACAAAGATATTATTCTGATTATTGCTCGTTGGGCCCTTAACGGGATCATCGTGACTTTCATTTTCAACCTCGGTCTAACCACCATTGCTCCGCTTATTGAATCTAAGTGGTCTGCAGTCATTACCTGGTTTATTACTTTGGCAATCGCCTCGCCGTTTATTTGGGGCATGATTTTCACCTCAAAGAAAAACTATCTACGAATTCGCAAAGAGAAGAACTTCTTCAAGGCCATCATTGTTCTCTCTTTCCCGATTTTAACTGCTGTTTGGATTGGTTATTTAAGTACCAAGTACTTCTCACTTAGATACATTCTACCAGTAACGATTCTACTGATCATCGTTGTATACCTGTCGCTTTATCGAAAACTTGAGTCTTACTACAAGTGGTTTGAACGCACGTTCCTTGAAACATTTGAAGACAAGAAAACTGAAACAAAAACTCATGTACTAACGAACCTTGCTCCTTGGGACTCGCACTTAGTTAACATCGAAGTTCACCCGAACGCCAACTTGGTTAACAAGTCTCTTATGCAGGCACAGCTCAGAAATAAGTACGGTATTAACATCGTTGCCATTCAACGTGGAATGGAAACTATCATTGCTCCTAAGCCCCAGGAGGTTCTCCTTCCTCGGGATACCTTGATTGTATTAGGAACCGATGATCAACTAGATCAGGCCCGTCCTGATCTAGAGATCCCGGTAAATATTGCAAACAGGTTCTCTTCAAGCACTAATTATCGCTTGAAGCATATGAAACTTACTGCCAAATCTCCGGTGGTAGGTCTCACGATCAGACAATCAGGTATTCGTGAGAAATATCACGCTATGGTTGTGGGGATTGAGAGAGAACATGCTCGTATCATTAACCCTGATACTGATTTTGAATTGAAGATCAACGATACACTGTGGATCGTTGGTGAAAATTCAATGCTTGAAACTCTTCTAGGTGATTTTAGCTAG
- a CDS encoding ABC transporter ATP-binding protein, whose protein sequence is MNIIEVKNLSMAFGANKVLEDISFNIKKGSFTALLGQNGSGKSTILNLLMGQLKLSKGECELFGQDIKKDPYELKNKIGLVTEKIRFDYPETIHKFMAEYAKLFNHFDLEYFYKLAQDVKLDLSKQFGSYSRGQKMQIVLMSALAQKPELLLIDEVTAVLDAYTRNYFITLLRQFTSQGGTVIITTNIVTEVQFYCSDVIFLNNKKIKFQTELAQIKSDFKKIRIKDGTHPVLQKKDCIWAGINSDGSQTYLVSKETFKSLDLNGIHEDKRSITLEDLYIYHSQSEEL, encoded by the coding sequence ATGAACATCATTGAAGTTAAAAACCTATCTATGGCATTTGGCGCTAACAAGGTCCTGGAAGACATCTCTTTCAATATTAAGAAAGGTTCGTTCACTGCACTGCTAGGGCAAAATGGATCCGGCAAGTCTACCATCTTGAACCTACTGATGGGGCAATTGAAACTATCTAAGGGTGAATGCGAGCTATTCGGACAAGATATTAAAAAAGATCCTTATGAACTTAAAAATAAGATTGGTCTTGTTACCGAGAAGATCCGCTTTGATTATCCAGAAACCATCCACAAATTCATGGCCGAATACGCCAAGCTCTTTAATCATTTTGATCTAGAGTACTTTTACAAACTAGCTCAAGATGTGAAGCTTGATCTTAGTAAGCAATTTGGTTCCTACTCCAGAGGTCAGAAGATGCAGATTGTCTTGATGTCTGCTCTCGCTCAAAAACCAGAATTACTACTTATTGACGAAGTCACTGCCGTTTTAGATGCCTATACCAGAAACTACTTCATAACATTATTAAGACAATTTACATCTCAAGGCGGGACAGTGATCATCACGACAAACATCGTGACAGAGGTTCAGTTCTATTGCTCAGACGTAATTTTCTTAAACAATAAGAAAATCAAATTCCAAACCGAGCTGGCCCAGATTAAATCTGATTTTAAAAAAATTAGAATCAAAGATGGAACCCATCCGGTGCTTCAGAAGAAAGATTGTATCTGGGCCGGGATTAATAGTGATGGTTCCCAGACATACCTTGTTTCCAAGGAAACTTTTAAATCATTAGATTTGAATGGCATCCATGAAGACAAGCGATCAATTACGCTGGAAGACCTTTATATCTATCACAGTCAGAGTGAAGAGCTATGA
- a CDS encoding Hsp20/alpha crystallin family protein yields the protein MASRNLPTERNERGLNPLASFRNEMNDFFDRFAREIFPSDQSSFMPKLEVRDAGSKYELSAELPGMKEDDINISLKDNMLIIEGEKKNENKKEGKGFYRSEISYGSFYRAIPLAGDVNPETVSATYKDGVLRISLDKNAEVESKSKKIAINKTGSADKNLSNRH from the coding sequence ATGGCATCACGAAATTTACCGACAGAGAGAAATGAAAGAGGACTGAATCCATTGGCATCTTTTAGAAATGAAATGAATGATTTCTTCGATCGATTTGCCAGAGAAATTTTTCCAAGTGATCAATCGAGTTTCATGCCCAAGCTTGAAGTACGTGACGCTGGTTCAAAGTATGAGCTATCGGCAGAACTTCCGGGGATGAAAGAAGATGATATCAATATTTCTCTGAAAGATAATATGTTGATTATCGAAGGCGAGAAGAAAAACGAAAATAAGAAAGAAGGGAAGGGCTTTTACCGTTCAGAGATTTCTTACGGTAGTTTCTATCGCGCCATTCCTCTGGCAGGAGACGTGAATCCTGAAACTGTGTCCGCCACTTATAAAGATGGCGTTCTTCGCATCTCCTTGGACAAAAATGCCGAAGTCGAGTCAAAGTCCAAAAAGATTGCGATCAATAAAACAGGTTCCGCCGATAAAAATCTCTCTAACCGCCATTAA
- a CDS encoding response regulator yields the protein MEIKQRAVILIVDDQPELLSVMGMYFEHYGYRHFKAASALAALEILEKEKIDLVICDLVMPRIGGLELLKRIRESQSDAPYFIFCSGFCDVPFAQPYPEGVLGFIQKPFTMMDLMDKVAAQLKQLEIT from the coding sequence ATGGAAATCAAACAGCGCGCAGTTATTCTCATCGTTGATGACCAACCTGAATTGCTATCGGTTATGGGCATGTACTTTGAGCACTATGGATATCGTCACTTCAAAGCAGCAAGTGCTCTCGCTGCTCTGGAAATCTTAGAAAAAGAAAAAATTGATTTAGTGATTTGTGATCTCGTCATGCCACGTATCGGTGGGCTTGAACTTTTAAAAAGAATTCGAGAAAGTCAAAGTGATGCGCCCTACTTTATTTTTTGTAGTGGCTTCTGTGATGTTCCTTTCGCTCAACCTTATCCAGAAGGAGTTCTAGGTTTTATTCAGAAGCCTTTTACCATGATGGATTTAATGGACAAGGTCGCCGCTCAGCTAAAACAACTTGAGATTACCTAG
- a CDS encoding SPW repeat domain-containing protein, with protein MADKEIILITGSSGYIGRSLAARLVEKYHVIGLDLGIPEKKIPNVTYKSLDISSSKNIENVLDEIYDEFGSRINSVIHLVAYYSFSGQPSSKYQEITVDGTKNFLSSLLRHFHLDQFIFSSTMLVHAPTRPCDKISEESEVAAGWPYPQSKVAAERAIREVKGDTPVVYLRMAGVYDDYGHSIPIGQHIARVYEQQISSALFPGNANHGQSYLHLDDLIHAMELLIEKRTSLPSELTLLLGEEDVMTYRELQERIGTLLHESPWPTIKIPAFIASAGAFVQQRTPFMREPFIKPWMIPFADDHYELDMSKVRSHLNWSPTHKLRDTLPSIISSLKENPERWYKEHKMIPPAWRSLVTSNFEETSYRTMAIINIFLGLWLFANPFTFGDISRGEFWSEVISGVLITFTAALSLFPTLRWVRWINTVFAAWLMFSPLIFWTQSAAAYSADTLLASIILLLSAYTPSKDPNAPNELPPGWTYNPSSWRQRLPIMMLGFTGFLLARYLAAFQLGHISNAWDPFFGNGTETILHSDVSKAFPISDAGLGALSYVLDVIAAAIGDKNRWRTMPWMVILFGFFIVPTGVTSITLVMLQPIGVGAWCTICLLASFVMLIMVPPSVDEVCASVQFLRRSVRSGRPFWRTFWFGDTEVQGEFTRPKLDEGGVPYNLIASTVLGCWLMATPGVFGITGSAANNIWISGALITTFAVIAFAEVARIVRLFNVVFGAWLVLSTFFIGEMSLGAKLHSLVIGALLVALSFPRGKISEHFGALDKWVRWTPLDLARWYQRANRIQQK; from the coding sequence ATGGCGGATAAAGAAATCATTTTAATAACGGGTAGTAGCGGCTATATCGGTCGGTCACTGGCCGCCAGGCTTGTGGAAAAATATCACGTTATTGGTCTCGATCTCGGAATTCCCGAGAAAAAAATTCCCAACGTAACTTATAAATCTTTAGACATTTCTTCCTCTAAAAACATCGAAAATGTCCTTGATGAAATTTATGATGAATTCGGGAGCAGAATCAACTCCGTCATTCATCTCGTGGCCTACTATAGTTTTTCTGGTCAACCCAGTTCCAAGTATCAAGAGATAACAGTTGATGGAACTAAAAACTTCCTAAGTTCACTTCTTCGTCATTTTCATTTGGATCAGTTCATCTTTTCCAGCACCATGCTGGTACATGCTCCGACAAGACCGTGTGATAAAATCTCTGAGGAATCAGAGGTCGCAGCAGGATGGCCTTATCCCCAATCTAAAGTCGCGGCCGAGAGGGCCATTCGTGAGGTTAAAGGCGACACTCCAGTTGTCTACTTACGAATGGCCGGAGTCTACGATGACTACGGACACTCGATCCCTATCGGTCAACATATTGCCCGAGTCTACGAGCAACAAATTAGTTCAGCTCTTTTTCCCGGTAACGCCAATCATGGCCAGTCATACCTTCACTTAGATGATCTGATTCATGCTATGGAATTACTGATTGAGAAACGAACTTCACTGCCTTCTGAACTGACATTATTGTTAGGTGAGGAAGATGTGATGACCTATAGAGAGCTGCAAGAACGGATTGGAACTCTTCTGCACGAGTCACCATGGCCTACGATAAAAATTCCTGCCTTTATTGCGTCGGCCGGTGCTTTTGTTCAGCAAAGAACTCCTTTCATGCGCGAGCCTTTCATTAAGCCATGGATGATTCCCTTTGCTGATGATCATTATGAACTTGATATGAGTAAGGTGAGATCACATCTTAATTGGTCACCGACACATAAACTTCGAGATACTCTTCCAAGTATCATCAGTTCCCTCAAAGAGAATCCCGAACGATGGTATAAAGAACATAAAATGATACCACCTGCCTGGCGAAGCCTTGTGACGTCCAACTTCGAGGAGACCTCTTATCGGACGATGGCCATCATCAATATATTTTTGGGACTTTGGCTTTTCGCGAATCCCTTTACTTTTGGCGACATTTCTCGTGGAGAATTTTGGAGTGAAGTGATTTCCGGTGTTCTCATTACCTTTACCGCCGCTTTAAGTTTGTTTCCCACCCTTCGTTGGGTACGTTGGATTAATACGGTCTTTGCTGCTTGGTTAATGTTTTCTCCTCTTATCTTTTGGACCCAATCGGCAGCAGCGTATTCAGCCGATACCTTACTGGCCTCGATTATTTTACTATTGAGTGCATATACGCCTTCCAAAGATCCGAATGCACCTAATGAGCTTCCTCCCGGGTGGACTTATAATCCATCGTCATGGAGACAGCGTCTCCCCATCATGATGTTAGGCTTCACAGGATTCTTACTCGCCCGATACCTGGCCGCGTTTCAATTAGGTCATATTTCGAATGCCTGGGATCCTTTCTTTGGTAATGGAACCGAAACCATTCTTCATTCGGATGTTTCAAAAGCGTTTCCAATTTCTGATGCAGGTCTGGGTGCCCTGTCTTATGTTTTGGATGTGATCGCTGCTGCGATTGGTGATAAGAATCGCTGGAGAACAATGCCATGGATGGTGATCTTGTTTGGTTTTTTCATTGTACCAACCGGTGTTACCAGTATAACTCTCGTCATGCTTCAACCAATTGGTGTAGGGGCCTGGTGTACTATCTGTTTACTTGCTTCGTTTGTGATGTTGATCATGGTTCCTCCATCTGTGGATGAGGTCTGTGCTTCGGTACAGTTTTTAAGAAGAAGTGTGCGAAGTGGTCGACCATTCTGGAGAACCTTCTGGTTCGGGGACACAGAAGTTCAAGGTGAATTTACGCGACCTAAGTTGGATGAAGGAGGAGTACCTTATAATCTGATTGCGAGTACTGTTTTGGGTTGCTGGCTCATGGCAACTCCGGGTGTATTCGGAATAACCGGAAGTGCCGCTAACAACATTTGGATTTCCGGGGCCCTGATCACGACTTTTGCTGTTATTGCTTTTGCTGAGGTTGCACGAATTGTACGTCTCTTTAACGTGGTCTTTGGTGCGTGGTTAGTACTTTCCACCTTCTTTATAGGCGAGATGTCCCTCGGGGCCAAACTCCATTCTTTGGTGATAGGAGCCCTTTTAGTCGCCTTAAGTTTCCCACGGGGAAAAATCTCCGAGCACTTTGGGGCCCTCGACAAATGGGTCCGCTGGACTCCTTTGGATCTGGCACGCTGGTATCAAAGAGCTAACCGTATTCAACAAAAATAA
- a CDS encoding cytochrome b/b6 domain-containing protein, whose protein sequence is MKFIEKHSRILRICHWFNFFFLFLMIWSGILIYWAHQAYIVVPENVAEQLGIDHRLAEGMGWHFFIMWPFALNGIVYVVYLALSGDWKFLFPDRQSFREVIPVVLHDLKLRSHAPPIRGKYNAAQRVAYFMVILMGLGSLLTGLAIYKPVQVGWLTALLGGYPFARFLHFILMLGFVFFFIIHVIQVLRAGWNNLRSMIAGYEIE, encoded by the coding sequence ATGAAGTTTATTGAAAAACATTCTCGTATTTTACGAATATGCCATTGGTTTAATTTCTTCTTTTTATTCCTCATGATCTGGAGTGGAATTTTAATCTATTGGGCCCATCAGGCCTACATTGTTGTGCCAGAGAATGTGGCAGAACAATTAGGAATTGATCATCGATTAGCAGAGGGAATGGGATGGCATTTTTTTATTATGTGGCCCTTCGCTTTGAATGGCATCGTTTATGTTGTCTATTTGGCTCTAAGTGGAGATTGGAAATTTCTATTTCCTGATCGTCAGTCATTTAGAGAAGTCATTCCGGTGGTGTTGCATGATTTGAAGCTGCGTTCGCATGCTCCTCCTATCAGAGGTAAGTATAATGCCGCTCAAAGAGTTGCTTACTTCATGGTCATACTCATGGGGCTTGGTTCCCTTCTTACAGGACTTGCGATTTATAAACCGGTTCAAGTCGGATGGCTCACAGCTTTGCTGGGAGGTTATCCATTCGCGCGATTTCTTCATTTCATATTAATGCTGGGATTTGTTTTCTTTTTTATCATTCATGTCATTCAAGTTTTACGAGCAGGATGGAACAACCTTAGATCAATGATTGCGGGGTATGAGATTGAATAA
- a CDS encoding chaperone modulator CbpM: MKLRRRIEEVCVMCGTSQEIILHFIEEEWLHPIDREHSVFDDEDVARIKLIVELKNEFGVNDEAIPIILHLIDQLNAFRSYRREIES; encoded by the coding sequence ATGAAGCTCAGACGTCGCATAGAAGAAGTATGTGTTATGTGCGGAACCTCTCAGGAGATCATTCTGCACTTCATTGAAGAGGAGTGGCTTCATCCCATCGATCGCGAACACAGTGTATTCGATGATGAAGATGTGGCACGTATAAAACTCATTGTGGAGCTTAAAAATGAATTTGGCGTGAATGATGAGGCGATACCAATCATCCTGCATTTAATAGATCAGTTGAATGCATTTAGATCATACAGAAGAGAAATTGAATCCTAG
- a CDS encoding CheB methylesterase domain-containing protein — protein MNSHILTIASSTGGPEALRALLSQFGENIPPILIVQHMPVGFTKMLANGLNKVVPFEVKEACHGDEILPGRVLIAPAGYHMEVAQAFPFNIVILHKADPQHGVRPAADYLFNSVAKHYGKKAIGVILTGMGKDGAKGLEIMKRNGSFNIAQDEATSIVYGMPKAAVDLGAIDVILPLNKIAQKLKTLRIWPERKDALVLG, from the coding sequence ATGAATTCACATATTTTAACAATCGCGTCTTCAACTGGGGGACCAGAAGCTTTAAGAGCGTTATTGTCACAATTCGGCGAAAATATTCCGCCAATTCTAATCGTGCAGCATATGCCAGTGGGCTTCACAAAGATGCTGGCCAATGGATTAAACAAAGTAGTGCCATTCGAAGTAAAAGAAGCATGTCACGGAGATGAAATTCTTCCAGGAAGAGTTCTGATTGCACCTGCTGGATATCATATGGAAGTTGCTCAAGCCTTTCCATTTAACATCGTGATCCTTCATAAAGCAGATCCTCAACATGGTGTTCGACCTGCAGCAGACTATCTCTTTAATTCCGTTGCTAAACATTATGGTAAGAAGGCCATTGGAGTCATTCTTACAGGTATGGGCAAAGATGGTGCTAAGGGTCTGGAGATCATGAAAAGAAATGGAAGTTTTAATATTGCTCAAGATGAAGCAACCAGCATTGTTTACGGAATGCCAAAGGCGGCGGTGGACCTTGGGGCCATTGATGTCATTTTACCTTTGAATAAAATTGCGCAGAAGCTTAAAACTTTGAGAATTTGGCCGGAGAGAAAAGATGCTTTGGTACTTGGATAG
- the crcB gene encoding fluoride efflux transporter CrcB: MDILLVGLAGSLGAIGRYLIYQIERSFPPHNFPFATLFINLVGCFIAGLVLGFATKALPHQKHHFMLFSIGFVGSFTTFSTLTVETLQLAQHSFPLAAIANVLLNFILGVLLVWIGQSITI; this comes from the coding sequence ATGGATATTTTATTAGTTGGTTTAGCAGGAAGCTTAGGTGCCATTGGCCGTTATCTCATTTATCAAATTGAACGTTCTTTTCCCCCACACAATTTTCCTTTCGCCACACTATTCATAAACCTGGTTGGATGTTTTATTGCCGGTCTCGTTCTAGGTTTTGCAACAAAAGCACTTCCCCATCAAAAGCATCACTTCATGCTATTTTCGATTGGCTTTGTAGGATCATTTACGACGTTTTCGACCTTGACAGTAGAAACGCTTCAACTCGCACAACATAGTTTTCCATTGGCGGCCATTGCCAATGTACTGTTGAATTTTATTTTAGGAGTTCTACTGGTGTGGATCGGACAATCGATCACGATTTAG
- a CDS encoding J domain-containing protein — protein MFDPYAALGVSKTATQDEIKKAYRALAKKHHPDLNPGNKEAEKKFKEASHAFDLIGTPEAKAKFDRGETQEHEQARYEEAFKQRRGPFYYNTQEGSDGGRYTYSFQDDMGDEDLFEALFGSRGKRGQRGQARGGFPGEDQLFQIEVEFEEAALGAERIITLPNGKKLQVKIPAGIEEGKKLRFTGQGSPGMGNAPAGDLYLEIKIKPKEGFKRSGKDIETEVAISLFEALVGGEVPVKTLDGTVMLKVPSGSSSGTKMRVKGKGAGSGESRGNLLVALKVVVPKHPSPELVEAIKPLAEKFAYDPRTSV, from the coding sequence ATGTTTGATCCATATGCGGCCTTGGGTGTCTCTAAAACTGCCACTCAAGATGAAATAAAAAAGGCCTATCGCGCTCTCGCTAAAAAACATCATCCTGATTTGAATCCAGGAAACAAAGAAGCTGAAAAAAAATTTAAAGAGGCCTCACACGCTTTTGATTTAATCGGAACTCCTGAAGCAAAAGCAAAGTTTGATCGAGGCGAAACTCAGGAGCATGAACAAGCGAGATATGAGGAGGCCTTTAAGCAAAGACGCGGACCATTTTATTATAACACCCAAGAGGGAAGCGATGGTGGACGTTACACGTATTCGTTTCAGGACGATATGGGTGACGAAGATCTTTTTGAAGCATTGTTTGGTTCAAGAGGAAAGCGCGGTCAAAGAGGTCAGGCGCGCGGAGGTTTTCCGGGTGAAGATCAACTCTTTCAAATTGAAGTTGAATTTGAAGAGGCCGCTTTGGGGGCTGAAAGAATTATCACATTACCGAATGGAAAAAAGTTGCAGGTAAAAATCCCTGCAGGAATTGAAGAAGGAAAAAAACTTCGCTTCACCGGTCAGGGTAGTCCCGGAATGGGAAATGCTCCTGCGGGTGATTTATATTTAGAAATCAAAATAAAACCCAAAGAAGGTTTCAAGCGCTCTGGCAAAGACATTGAAACCGAGGTCGCAATCAGTCTGTTTGAGGCATTAGTAGGTGGTGAAGTACCAGTCAAAACTCTGGATGGCACTGTCATGTTAAAAGTTCCGTCTGGAAGTTCAAGTGGTACGAAAATGAGAGTGAAAGGAAAAGGTGCGGGCAGTGGAGAGTCACGTGGAAATCTTCTGGTGGCACTTAAAGTAGTTGTCCCTAAGCATCCATCTCCTGAGTTGGTCGAGGCGATCAAGCCATTGGCCGAAAAATTTGCTTACGATCCAAGGACATCGGTATGA
- a CDS encoding molybdopterin-dependent oxidoreductase — MRLNKRLLISLIVGLVLVVGFFTTFNYIQKGPKIDGAPSALRHSFMWNEKVWSILSSARRMSVKKPKPPKGKAPRVNGMLGLESPVDLKNYVVTVESGNKELKLPLGMFHLISKSSYSTDFRCIEGWSEETHYAGARFSDFMKYYDLGKKADGTYYQYVGLETPDGKYYVSIDMESMMHEQTVLAYEMNEAPLSLENGAPIRLIIPIKYGIKSLKRIGRIFFSDSRPPDYWAERGYDWYSGL; from the coding sequence ATGAGATTGAATAAAAGACTTTTGATTTCACTCATTGTTGGTCTTGTTTTAGTTGTAGGTTTTTTTACGACCTTTAACTATATTCAAAAAGGTCCTAAAATAGATGGGGCCCCATCTGCGCTTCGCCATTCTTTTATGTGGAATGAAAAGGTGTGGTCGATTCTTTCTTCCGCCAGACGGATGTCAGTCAAGAAACCTAAACCACCTAAAGGCAAAGCTCCCAGAGTCAACGGAATGCTGGGCCTCGAGTCGCCAGTCGATCTTAAAAATTATGTCGTAACTGTGGAGAGTGGAAATAAAGAACTAAAATTGCCTTTGGGAATGTTTCATCTCATTTCAAAGTCCAGTTACTCCACTGACTTTCGCTGTATCGAAGGATGGAGTGAGGAGACCCATTATGCTGGGGCAAGGTTTTCAGATTTCATGAAGTATTATGATTTGGGGAAAAAAGCCGACGGCACTTACTACCAATATGTTGGCCTAGAGACACCTGATGGTAAATATTATGTTTCCATTGATATGGAATCCATGATGCATGAACAAACCGTTCTGGCCTATGAAATGAACGAGGCACCACTGTCTCTTGAAAACGGAGCGCCCATTCGACTCATTATTCCCATTAAATACGGTATTAAGAGCTTAAAACGCATAGGCCGGATATTTTTCTCGGACTCAAGACCACCTGATTACTGGGCCGAGCGTGGATATGACTGGTACTCGGGTCTATAG